One Pseudomonas brassicacearum genomic region harbors:
- a CDS encoding type II toxin-antitoxin system HigB family toxin, protein MDILTPSRFDDAAILYPNDKAGLDRCLRILRMARPKVFADLQKLFGTHGVDLFKPRAAMNWVVIDVGGNNLRVIGGVNYTRQKFYVKHIYTHADYDVANSWYARNKGVKR, encoded by the coding sequence ATGGATATACTCACGCCATCACGGTTTGACGACGCTGCGATTTTGTACCCGAACGACAAGGCTGGGCTTGATCGTTGCCTGCGTATTTTGAGGATGGCTCGCCCCAAGGTGTTCGCGGACCTGCAAAAGCTTTTTGGTACGCACGGTGTCGACTTGTTCAAGCCCAGGGCCGCGATGAATTGGGTTGTGATCGACGTAGGCGGCAACAATCTCAGGGTGATAGGCGGCGTCAACTACACCCGGCAGAAGTTCTACGTCAAACACATCTACACGCATGCCGATTACGACGTTGCCAACAGCTGGTATGCAAGAAACAAAGGGGTAAAACGATGA
- the dapF gene encoding diaminopimelate epimerase, with protein sequence MPLSFHKMHANGDDFVVVDSRNSVNPVTSAMARRMGDRNRGIGFNQLAALLDCDDADARLVFWNADGSALDVCGSATRGAADLLMRESNTSSIVLRTNRGLLTCERTSTGEISVDMGLPLFDWQDIPLARELDTAALPLSGSPATCSMGNPHCTYFVDDLAAVDIATIGPAIETDPLFPIGTNVHFVQVINRKHIRLRIWERGAGIALGSGSCSCGAAVNGIRRGLLDSCVEVECDGGSVTVRWDGEGTVFLIGPVEVSFSGMTADSLFTATA encoded by the coding sequence ATGCCACTGAGCTTTCATAAAATGCACGCCAATGGCGATGACTTCGTTGTCGTGGATTCACGAAACTCGGTCAATCCAGTGACAAGCGCCATGGCCCGGCGAATGGGTGATCGGAATCGAGGCATCGGCTTCAATCAACTCGCGGCACTGCTCGATTGCGACGATGCCGATGCGCGTTTGGTTTTCTGGAATGCAGACGGTTCTGCGCTAGACGTTTGCGGCAGCGCAACTCGAGGTGCGGCGGACCTGCTCATGCGCGAATCCAATACGAGTTCGATAGTGCTGCGCACCAACCGCGGTCTACTCACCTGCGAGCGAACCTCGACCGGGGAAATCTCGGTCGACATGGGTCTGCCGCTTTTCGACTGGCAAGATATTCCCTTGGCTCGGGAACTGGACACCGCTGCTTTGCCACTTTCGGGTAGCCCGGCAACATGCAGCATGGGAAATCCGCATTGCACTTATTTTGTAGACGACTTGGCAGCCGTGGATATCGCGACGATCGGACCGGCAATCGAAACTGATCCGCTATTTCCCATTGGCACGAATGTGCATTTCGTCCAGGTCATTAACCGCAAGCACATCCGGTTGCGCATTTGGGAGCGTGGGGCTGGTATTGCGCTCGGTTCGGGGTCCTGCTCGTGTGGCGCCGCTGTTAACGGGATTCGGCGTGGCTTGTTGGACAGTTGCGTTGAGGTTGAGTGTGACGGCGGCAGTGTGACGGTTCGATGGGACGGCGAGGGTACGGTCTTCCTCATTGGGCCGGTGGAGGTCAGTTTTTCGGGGATGACGGCAGATAGCTTATTCACAGCAACCGCGTGA
- a CDS encoding GNAT family N-acetyltransferase, with product METIPTFQTHRLILTPLELTDAAAIQQLFPCWEVVRYLDKRVPWPYPDDGALTYIRDHALPAIAAGREWHWMLRTLEDPAHSIGSISLYDQPGNNRGFWLAPQWQGNGYMREACKVINTYWFETLERPVMQVPKAVGNQASRRVSEHEGMRLIATQQGEFVCGPLLKEIWETTREEWFRKKAAF from the coding sequence ATAGAAACCATCCCCACGTTCCAGACCCACCGCCTCATCCTCACGCCGCTTGAGCTGACGGATGCTGCGGCTATTCAACAGCTGTTTCCGTGTTGGGAAGTGGTGCGGTATCTCGACAAACGCGTGCCCTGGCCTTACCCGGATGACGGCGCGCTGACATACATTCGCGACCACGCACTCCCCGCCATTGCCGCGGGGCGCGAATGGCATTGGATGCTCCGCACGCTCGAAGACCCGGCGCACAGCATTGGCAGCATCAGCTTGTACGACCAACCGGGGAACAACCGGGGCTTCTGGCTGGCGCCTCAGTGGCAGGGAAACGGCTACATGCGCGAAGCCTGCAAGGTGATCAACACCTATTGGTTCGAAACACTGGAGCGCCCCGTCATGCAAGTGCCCAAGGCGGTGGGCAACCAGGCTTCACGCAGGGTTTCGGAGCATGAAGGCATGCGCCTGATTGCAACGCAGCAGGGTGAGTTTGTGTGTGGGCCATTGCTTAAGGAGATCTGGGAAACAACGCGTGAGGAGTGGTTTAGGAAAAAGGCTGCGTTCTGA
- a CDS encoding helix-turn-helix domain-containing protein: MSAARNDFQTVIATLGELHAVLERLRGEFVHGIKTPADYERATGLLDELTDGRELSKTEEKILAELEDEILAYQRDSDQFRDSNAAFEAACTPVQLIKDLMETLGLTGSDLPEIGDKTAVSKVLSGDRPISHKMAYALAERFAMEPSAFLLAAPAKATPIQTVRPAAKKTSAHYRFRSDALTAHPVAEAGTGEYKVVTPKGRRKTVEDPEKG; this comes from the coding sequence ATGAGTGCAGCCCGGAACGACTTTCAAACCGTGATTGCAACGCTTGGTGAGTTGCACGCGGTGTTGGAGCGCCTGCGGGGGGAATTTGTGCACGGCATTAAGACTCCCGCCGACTATGAGCGTGCGACCGGCCTGCTCGATGAACTCACCGACGGGCGTGAACTGAGCAAGACCGAGGAGAAAATTCTCGCTGAGCTCGAGGATGAAATCCTGGCCTACCAGCGTGACTCCGACCAGTTCCGCGACTCGAATGCCGCTTTTGAGGCAGCCTGCACCCCTGTGCAACTGATCAAGGATTTGATGGAGACGCTCGGGCTCACCGGTTCAGACCTCCCTGAAATTGGTGATAAAACGGCGGTGTCCAAGGTCCTCAGTGGGGATCGGCCCATCAGTCACAAGATGGCTTACGCGCTGGCAGAGCGGTTTGCGATGGAACCGAGTGCTTTCCTATTGGCAGCCCCGGCAAAGGCGACGCCTATCCAAACCGTTCGCCCCGCCGCCAAGAAAACCTCAGCTCATTACCGCTTTCGTAGCGACGCTTTGACCGCCCATCCAGTTGCAGAGGCCGGTACCGGTGAATACAAAGTGGTGACTCCGAAAGGGCGCAGAAAGACAGTTGAAGATCCGGAAAAGGGCTAG
- a CDS encoding sterol desaturase family protein yields the protein MDAFSLVYQHLIQWVIAPITDQFFSIFNLNGRLGILFLCASYGVAYGLFRYRKHRGLTVARSFWQFTGGSQVHLHRSALLDYRYYFVRAILKIALVLPIVHLVDPYILRSGDYLAFFSNLWGARPRLGENFSLALLYGLGVFLVKDFVHYWAHRAFHSRWLWAFHKVHHSAPVLVPATASRVHFVEKIVEKLGVTACLGLFAGGFWYVCGGEISRYTLFGVTYLVFIFNSLAANLRHTHVWLSFGPVLEHVLNSPAQHQIHHSDAPRHFNRNFGVNLSLWDWMFGTLYVTSTQPEHLRFGTGEQDHQRYLTVYSLIVTPFVETARKCLPAFSYQRHHATMRPTPAIGSASAETGEAEGKSSKERP from the coding sequence GTGGATGCTTTTTCCCTTGTCTATCAACACCTGATCCAGTGGGTCATCGCCCCCATCACCGATCAGTTTTTCAGCATCTTCAACTTGAACGGCCGCCTCGGGATCCTGTTTCTCTGCGCTTCCTACGGCGTCGCCTATGGCTTGTTCCGATACAGAAAGCATCGTGGCCTGACCGTCGCCCGTTCGTTCTGGCAATTCACTGGCGGCAGCCAGGTGCATCTGCATCGTTCGGCACTGCTGGATTATCGCTACTACTTCGTCCGGGCCATTCTCAAGATTGCCTTGGTGTTGCCCATTGTCCATCTGGTCGATCCGTACATCCTGCGCTCCGGGGATTACCTGGCTTTTTTCAGCAACCTCTGGGGCGCGCGTCCGCGCCTGGGGGAGAATTTTTCGCTTGCCTTGCTCTATGGGCTGGGGGTGTTCCTGGTGAAGGACTTCGTCCACTACTGGGCGCACCGGGCGTTTCATTCGCGCTGGCTCTGGGCGTTTCACAAAGTTCATCACTCGGCGCCAGTGTTGGTGCCGGCCACCGCGAGTCGGGTGCATTTTGTGGAAAAGATCGTCGAGAAGCTCGGCGTCACCGCCTGCCTGGGTCTCTTCGCGGGTGGCTTCTGGTATGTCTGTGGTGGTGAGATCAGCCGCTACACGTTGTTCGGCGTGACGTACCTGGTGTTCATCTTCAATAGCCTGGCGGCCAACTTGCGTCACACCCATGTCTGGCTGTCTTTTGGTCCGGTGCTGGAACATGTGCTGAACAGTCCGGCCCAGCACCAGATCCACCACAGCGATGCACCGCGTCATTTCAACCGCAATTTCGGCGTCAACCTGTCGCTGTGGGACTGGATGTTTGGCACGCTCTATGTCACCAGCACGCAGCCTGAGCACTTGCGTTTCGGCACCGGAGAACAGGACCACCAGCGTTACCTGACGGTGTATAGCCTGATTGTCACGCCTTTCGTCGAAACTGCTCGCAAGTGTCTACCCGCGTTTTCATATCAACGCCATCACGCCACAATGCGCCCAACGCCTGCCATCGGATCAGCGAGTGCTGAAACGGGTGAGGCCGAGGGAAAATCCAGCAAGGAACGCCCATGA
- a CDS encoding GNAT family N-acetyltransferase, protein MNLRHRPVMDDDIKTICSFPLNAQELFYMFPKAQYPLTEAQLSHAIALRFDSMVVEAGSSVVGFANFYRAEMDGVCCIGNVVVALEARGNGVATFIVETMSALAFNRYNASEVQISCFNENTAGLLLYSKLGFLPVAIEERVSPDSRRAALIHMTRSRVGRPYTYLV, encoded by the coding sequence ATGAACTTGCGACACAGGCCAGTGATGGATGATGACATCAAAACTATCTGCAGCTTTCCCCTCAATGCCCAGGAACTGTTTTATATGTTCCCGAAAGCTCAATACCCTCTGACTGAAGCTCAGCTGTCCCACGCGATTGCTCTCCGATTCGACTCGATGGTTGTCGAGGCAGGGAGCAGTGTCGTCGGTTTTGCCAACTTCTATCGAGCTGAAATGGATGGGGTGTGTTGCATCGGCAATGTTGTCGTTGCTCTAGAAGCACGAGGTAACGGCGTCGCGACCTTCATCGTCGAGACCATGTCTGCATTGGCGTTTAACCGCTATAACGCTTCAGAAGTGCAGATATCATGCTTCAACGAAAATACAGCAGGTCTATTGCTTTATTCGAAACTGGGTTTCTTGCCCGTTGCTATCGAAGAAAGAGTTTCTCCGGATAGTCGAAGAGCAGCGCTCATCCATATGACCCGTAGCAGAGTGGGCCGGCCCTATACTTATTTGGTCTAA
- a CDS encoding suppressor of fused domain protein produces the protein MNFFKKLLGSLKGPEPQDAQPTPQSNELGDLTEAEAANLAIREAGEACLDRHWRSVGTVERDVLAYLISPTFSGGPYWPSTRQAYRVVRRGDTIILATEGLSDPFDDTEGMGNGFEMELFIETADIPEHAYGPLGEVDPFKRSWAFEVIENVAKTVADAGGITHQLEQHGTLSLELPGVSQSHHMSDQLPQLFVTDDDAAGVLLGAPEPDFPTQLDDMPLSPVTLVPVVLITAAELEYVRSGGRAAREDLVSRLKAAGVGHLSSLHRASVV, from the coding sequence ATGAATTTCTTCAAGAAGCTTCTCGGTTCACTGAAAGGCCCTGAACCCCAAGACGCACAGCCCACACCGCAATCCAACGAGCTTGGCGACCTGACCGAGGCTGAAGCAGCCAATCTGGCCATCCGAGAAGCCGGCGAAGCATGCCTGGATCGTCATTGGCGTTCTGTCGGCACAGTCGAGCGGGATGTCCTTGCCTACCTGATCAGCCCGACTTTTTCGGGCGGCCCGTACTGGCCTTCGACCCGTCAGGCCTATCGCGTAGTTCGCCGTGGCGACACAATCATTCTCGCCACTGAAGGCCTGTCCGATCCATTCGATGATACCGAAGGAATGGGCAACGGTTTCGAGATGGAGTTATTCATCGAAACCGCGGATATACCCGAGCACGCTTATGGCCCCCTAGGTGAGGTCGATCCCTTCAAGCGCAGTTGGGCATTCGAGGTGATAGAAAACGTCGCCAAAACAGTGGCCGACGCGGGCGGCATCACGCACCAACTCGAACAGCACGGGACGCTATCCCTTGAACTTCCCGGGGTCAGCCAGTCGCATCACATGAGCGATCAACTGCCCCAGCTCTTCGTGACAGATGACGACGCCGCCGGCGTTCTGCTCGGCGCCCCGGAGCCGGATTTCCCTACCCAACTGGATGACATGCCCTTGTCCCCGGTTACATTGGTGCCGGTGGTCTTGATCACCGCGGCGGAGCTGGAGTATGTCCGTTCCGGTGGACGAGCGGCGCGGGAGGATCTGGTGAGCCGTTTGAAGGCGGCAGGTGTTGGGCATTTGAGCAGCCTGCATCGGGCGAGTGTTGTGTGA
- a CDS encoding IS256 family transposase yields MPTKKKPALRELPKIPKELLEQFTDGPMTAEAIEDASAAFKKALIERALSAELGHHLGYPPGAQRPEDETNQRNGKSGKTVLTGDGPLRLDIPRDRDGSFSPILIPKHERRYTGFDDKIIAMYARGMTVREIRAFLSEQYGTDVSPDFISSVTDEVMAEIGAWQQRPLEPMYPVIFFDALRVKIREEGLVRNKAIYLALGVLPDGTRDILGIWIETTEGAKFWMKVFNDLKTRGVEDVLIAVTDGLKGMPEALSAVFPDTTLQTCIVHLIRNSLDYAAWDKRRELAKALKPIYQAVTAEAAEQALDAFESGPWGKQYPTVVAAWRRAWDRVIPFFVFPPAIRKVIYTTNAIESINAQLRKIIKTRGHFPTDDAATKLIWLGLRNITANWGSAAHDWKSAMNQFAILYGDRFIRPTW; encoded by the coding sequence ATGCCAACCAAGAAGAAACCCGCGTTGCGAGAGCTGCCGAAAATCCCGAAAGAGCTGCTTGAGCAATTTACCGATGGACCGATGACCGCTGAAGCCATTGAGGATGCCTCTGCGGCGTTCAAGAAGGCTTTGATCGAGCGAGCCTTGAGTGCTGAGCTTGGCCACCACCTGGGCTATCCGCCGGGCGCGCAGCGCCCAGAGGATGAAACCAACCAGCGCAATGGCAAAAGCGGCAAGACGGTTCTAACCGGTGATGGTCCGCTCCGACTGGATATTCCTCGCGACCGGGACGGCAGTTTTTCTCCCATCCTGATCCCCAAACACGAGCGGCGTTACACTGGGTTCGACGACAAGATCATCGCCATGTATGCCCGCGGAATGACTGTTAGAGAGATCCGTGCGTTTCTTTCCGAGCAGTACGGTACGGACGTTTCTCCCGACTTCATTAGCTCTGTAACCGACGAAGTCATGGCAGAGATCGGTGCCTGGCAACAGCGGCCTTTGGAGCCGATGTATCCGGTTATTTTCTTCGATGCTCTGCGGGTCAAAATCCGCGAAGAGGGGCTGGTTCGCAACAAGGCAATCTACCTGGCCTTGGGTGTTTTGCCTGACGGAACACGCGATATTCTCGGCATTTGGATCGAAACGACCGAGGGCGCCAAATTCTGGATGAAGGTGTTCAACGACCTCAAGACACGCGGCGTCGAAGACGTGTTGATTGCTGTGACCGATGGCCTTAAAGGCATGCCGGAAGCTCTCAGCGCTGTATTTCCGGACACGACACTGCAAACATGCATTGTTCATCTGATCCGCAACAGTCTTGATTACGCGGCTTGGGATAAGCGCCGCGAACTGGCCAAGGCGCTCAAACCGATCTATCAGGCAGTCACCGCCGAAGCGGCCGAGCAAGCGCTGGATGCGTTTGAAAGCGGGCCATGGGGCAAGCAGTATCCGACGGTAGTGGCTGCTTGGCGCCGCGCTTGGGATCGTGTGATTCCTTTTTTCGTTTTCCCGCCGGCGATCCGAAAAGTGATCTACACGACCAACGCCATTGAGAGCATCAACGCTCAACTGCGCAAGATCATCAAGACCCGAGGCCACTTCCCGACCGACGATGCGGCGACCAAGCTGATCTGGCTTGGGCTGCGCAATATCACAGCAAACTGGGGTTCAGCGGCCCATGACTGGAAAAGTGCGATGAATCAATTCGCGATTCTGTACGGAGATCGATTTATCAGACCGACCTGGTAA
- a CDS encoding 2-hydroxyacid dehydrogenase, translated as MKPEVLQLSPILIPEINTRLNELFTIRRYFEQADKPAYLQAHGANIRGVITGGHTGISQALMAQLPKLEVVAVNGVGTDAVDLAYARDRGIRVTATIGALTEDVADLAIGLLIAVCRGLCTGDRYVRSGQWPQSPTPLAPLPLARQVSGMRIGIVGMGRVGRAVATRAAAFGCRISYTDLQPMSDVNHTFVADLKQLARDSDALILAAAADKGEAIINAEVLQALGKGGYLINVARGKLVNESDLVAALTAGDIAGAALDVFVDEPNVPEALFGNEQVVLQPHRASATLQTRTRMGEMVVASLVDSFAGKVPQGCVTG; from the coding sequence ATGAAGCCAGAAGTCTTGCAGCTCAGCCCGATCCTGATCCCTGAAATCAACACACGGCTCAACGAGCTGTTCACGATCCGACGCTACTTTGAACAGGCCGACAAGCCGGCCTATTTGCAGGCGCATGGCGCCAATATTCGCGGGGTGATCACTGGCGGCCATACCGGCATCAGCCAGGCGCTCATGGCACAACTGCCCAAACTGGAAGTGGTGGCGGTCAACGGCGTGGGCACCGATGCGGTGGACCTGGCCTACGCCCGGGATCGTGGAATCCGTGTCACGGCCACCATCGGTGCGCTGACCGAAGATGTCGCCGACCTGGCCATCGGCCTATTGATTGCCGTGTGCCGTGGGTTGTGCACCGGTGATCGTTACGTGCGTTCGGGCCAATGGCCCCAGAGCCCGACGCCGCTGGCCCCGCTGCCATTGGCGCGTCAGGTGTCCGGCATGCGCATCGGCATCGTCGGCATGGGCCGGGTCGGCCGCGCAGTCGCCACCCGAGCCGCAGCGTTCGGGTGCCGGATCAGCTACACCGACCTGCAGCCCATGAGCGATGTGAACCACACCTTCGTCGCCGACCTCAAGCAACTGGCCCGCGACAGCGACGCCCTGATCCTCGCGGCCGCTGCCGACAAGGGCGAAGCCATCATCAATGCCGAGGTACTGCAAGCCCTGGGCAAGGGTGGGTATTTGATCAACGTGGCCCGGGGCAAACTGGTCAACGAGAGCGACCTGGTAGCAGCACTCACTGCCGGTGACATCGCCGGTGCGGCGCTGGATGTGTTCGTCGATGAACCGAACGTTCCCGAGGCGTTGTTTGGCAATGAACAGGTGGTGCTGCAACCGCACCGCGCGAGTGCGACCTTGCAGACCCGCACGCGGATGGGGGAGATGGTGGTGGCGAGCCTGGTGGACAGTTTTGCTGGGAAAGTGCCGCAGGGGTGTGTGACGGGTTGA
- a CDS encoding class I SAM-dependent methyltransferase, with protein MANIQKAAQIGYSSQAHTYAKGRPDYPSELRAWLEEELGLVPGSAVIDLGAGTGKFTRLLKAMELDVVAVEPVEAMRAEFAKSLPDVRMVEGTAESIPFGSGTAQALVCAQAFHWFANERALAEIHRVLRPNGRLGLIWNVRDESVDWVAAITDIITPYEGDTPRFHTGAWRSPFAGNDFSTPELTCFQYTHSGTAKEVIMDRFLSVSFIAALPVAEKAKVSDQLQDLIDTHPSLRGRDTIDFPYQTQAYLCRRLD; from the coding sequence ATGGCAAACATTCAAAAGGCCGCCCAGATCGGATACTCATCCCAAGCCCACACTTATGCCAAGGGGCGTCCGGACTACCCAAGCGAACTACGTGCCTGGCTTGAAGAAGAGCTGGGCCTTGTTCCGGGTTCGGCGGTTATCGATTTAGGAGCCGGCACAGGAAAATTCACTCGATTGTTGAAGGCCATGGAGCTCGATGTTGTTGCAGTCGAACCCGTTGAAGCCATGCGCGCCGAATTTGCCAAAAGCCTACCGGACGTCAGGATGGTGGAGGGGACGGCTGAAAGCATCCCGTTCGGCTCTGGAACAGCACAAGCGCTGGTGTGCGCCCAGGCCTTCCACTGGTTTGCAAACGAAAGAGCGCTTGCCGAGATTCACCGAGTGCTCAGGCCGAATGGCCGACTGGGGCTGATCTGGAACGTACGTGATGAGTCGGTGGACTGGGTGGCTGCCATCACTGACATCATCACGCCGTACGAAGGCGATACTCCACGTTTTCATACCGGAGCGTGGCGGTCACCCTTCGCGGGAAACGACTTCTCGACGCCCGAACTGACCTGTTTTCAATACACGCATTCAGGAACTGCCAAGGAAGTCATCATGGACCGGTTCCTGTCGGTGAGCTTCATCGCCGCCTTGCCTGTAGCCGAAAAGGCCAAGGTGAGCGATCAGTTGCAGGACCTTATAGACACGCATCCATCCTTGAGGGGGCGTGACACTATTGATTTCCCCTATCAAACCCAAGCCTATCTGTGTCGCCGTTTGGATTGA
- a CDS encoding SMI1/KNR4 family protein, with the protein MTDYRGLILEDTREGATDRAIAELEASLGARLPDDYRQFLKSCNGAYVEYDVLATLANGDEELLSFSLYGLGPDKEYESNPFELEQLRAQPGFPTTGLLPIGRDGGASLLLLDLRDGRQDVAAMVAGLPAWTGRRQQGDEYVVLAESFNGYLDLLHLSQERIEEHINHFIISPDSIEATLEWLDKGSPGWREKYRELWNARVVDRLI; encoded by the coding sequence ATGACTGACTACCGTGGGTTAATCCTCGAAGACACCCGTGAAGGCGCCACCGACCGTGCCATCGCGGAACTGGAAGCCAGTCTTGGCGCCCGCTTGCCGGATGACTATCGCCAGTTTCTCAAGAGCTGCAACGGCGCCTATGTGGAATACGACGTGCTGGCTACGTTAGCCAACGGCGATGAGGAATTGCTCAGTTTTTCACTGTACGGGTTGGGCCCGGACAAAGAGTATGAATCCAACCCCTTCGAACTGGAGCAACTGCGGGCTCAGCCCGGCTTCCCCACCACCGGATTGCTGCCCATCGGTCGCGACGGCGGTGCGAGTCTATTGTTGCTGGACCTGCGGGACGGGCGCCAGGACGTGGCTGCGATGGTGGCGGGCTTACCTGCCTGGACCGGTCGCCGTCAGCAGGGCGATGAGTATGTAGTGTTGGCGGAGTCCTTCAATGGTTACTTGGATTTGCTGCATCTGTCTCAAGAGCGGATCGAGGAGCATATCAATCACTTCATCATCAGCCCTGACAGTATTGAAGCAACGTTGGAGTGGTTGGATAAGGGGAGTCCGGGGTGGCGGGAAAAGTACCGGGAATTGTGGAATGCGAGGGTTGTGGATAGGTTGATTTGA
- a CDS encoding response regulator, which produces MTDWLQSYGEMAERIRRHDWDDTPLGPPKQWPDVLKTTVALSLASHFPQAIVWGPDLITVYNDAFLPILGDKPEALGRPFNEVWQEVWSDIGPIVQGAFDGQATYIENFPLVIERGGGPEQAYFTFCYSPIRDPFGKVLGMLDTVTETTSTVFMTQRLAVLDAIGNAVANATDPQAIMATTTRILAAHLNLSNCAYADMDEDEDGFTIRGDWARAGSPHIIGHYRLADFGRLAVTNLRSGKPLVINDNLAELAPDEAATFQAIGIAATICVPLIKNGRLTALMAIHDKTPRVWSSNDLALLMEVTERSWAHIERTRADAAVREGLAALAELNATLEERVEERTTRLKQTEAALRQSQKLEAIGQLTGGVAHDFNNLLTIIRSSVDFLRMPNLSTERRNRYMTAVAETVERAAKLTSQLLAFARRQPLKPQVIDVGKQVQSLGDMLETVTGARIQVKVELCDRPCYVRADLSQFETALINMALNARDAMNGQGTLSLRLHCGDGMPPIRGHAGSRQAFTAIALTDTGTGITLDVLEHIFEPFFTTKEVGKGTGLGLSQVFGFAKQSGGNVDVSTVVGEGTVFTLYLPEVEPEKNHEPAKDETPHLVLEKGRRRVLIVEDNLEVGRFANQILQDLGYETAWATNAEEALEMVGPDARVFDAIFSDVVMPGISGIALAKELRRRRPDLPVVLTSGYSEELAHSGHEGFEFLSKPYSADQVSRVLNRTMLRAE; this is translated from the coding sequence ATGACAGACTGGCTGCAAAGCTACGGAGAAATGGCCGAACGGATACGCCGCCATGATTGGGACGACACCCCGCTCGGGCCGCCGAAGCAGTGGCCTGACGTGTTGAAAACCACCGTGGCGCTGAGCCTTGCCTCGCATTTTCCCCAAGCCATTGTCTGGGGACCGGATCTGATCACGGTATACAACGATGCTTTCCTGCCCATTCTCGGCGATAAGCCCGAGGCGCTGGGGCGACCCTTCAATGAGGTCTGGCAGGAGGTCTGGAGTGACATTGGCCCGATCGTGCAGGGGGCTTTCGATGGGCAGGCGACTTATATCGAAAACTTTCCCTTGGTCATCGAACGTGGCGGTGGCCCCGAGCAAGCTTATTTCACCTTCTGCTACAGCCCCATTCGCGATCCGTTCGGCAAGGTCTTGGGCATGCTGGACACGGTCACCGAGACCACCTCGACGGTGTTCATGACCCAGCGCCTGGCTGTCTTGGATGCCATCGGTAATGCCGTGGCGAACGCCACCGACCCACAGGCCATCATGGCGACCACCACGCGGATTCTGGCGGCGCACCTGAACCTGTCCAATTGTGCGTATGCGGACATGGACGAGGATGAGGACGGTTTCACGATTCGCGGCGATTGGGCCCGGGCGGGTTCGCCTCATATTATCGGGCATTATCGATTGGCGGATTTCGGTCGGCTGGCGGTCACCAATCTGCGTTCTGGCAAGCCGTTGGTGATCAACGATAACCTCGCGGAGCTGGCGCCAGACGAGGCGGCAACGTTCCAGGCGATTGGTATCGCCGCGACCATTTGCGTCCCGCTGATCAAAAATGGCCGTTTGACCGCGTTGATGGCCATCCACGATAAAACGCCCCGGGTCTGGTCATCCAACGATCTGGCGCTGCTGATGGAAGTCACCGAGCGCTCCTGGGCCCACATCGAACGCACCCGTGCGGACGCTGCCGTGCGTGAAGGCCTGGCGGCCCTGGCTGAGCTGAATGCGACGCTGGAGGAGCGGGTCGAGGAGCGCACCACTCGTCTCAAGCAGACCGAGGCGGCGCTGCGCCAGTCGCAAAAACTCGAAGCCATCGGCCAGCTCACTGGCGGCGTGGCCCATGACTTCAATAACCTGCTGACGATCATTCGCTCCTCCGTCGACTTCCTGCGCATGCCCAACCTGTCCACTGAGCGTCGCAATCGCTACATGACGGCGGTTGCCGAGACAGTCGAGCGCGCTGCCAAGTTGACCAGCCAGTTGCTGGCGTTTGCCCGGCGTCAGCCGTTGAAGCCGCAAGTCATCGATGTGGGCAAGCAGGTGCAGAGTCTGGGGGACATGCTGGAAACCGTCACGGGGGCGCGCATTCAGGTCAAGGTCGAGTTGTGCGACCGGCCTTGTTACGTTCGTGCTGATCTGAGCCAGTTTGAAACGGCCCTGATCAACATGGCGCTGAATGCCCGAGATGCCATGAATGGACAAGGCACGTTGTCGCTTAGGCTTCATTGCGGTGACGGCATGCCGCCGATCCGCGGTCATGCCGGATCCCGGCAGGCCTTTACCGCTATTGCCCTGACGGATACCGGCACCGGCATTACGTTGGATGTGCTCGAGCACATTTTCGAACCTTTTTTCACCACCAAGGAAGTGGGCAAGGGCACCGGGCTGGGGTTGTCCCAGGTGTTTGGTTTTGCCAAACAGTCCGGCGGCAACGTCGACGTTTCGACTGTGGTGGGAGAAGGGACGGTGTTTACGTTGTACCTTCCGGAAGTGGAACCCGAAAAAAACCATGAGCCCGCCAAGGACGAAACCCCGCATCTGGTACTGGAAAAGGGCCGGCGCCGGGTATTGATCGTGGAAGACAACCTGGAGGTAGGACGTTTTGCGAACCAGATCCTCCAGGACCTGGGCTACGAAACGGCCTGGGCGACCAACGCCGAAGAGGCGCTGGAAATGGTCGGCCCCGATGCGAGGGTATTCGATGCGATATTTTCTGACGTCGTCATGCCGGGCATCAGCGGCATAGCCCTGGCCAAGGAGTTGCGTCGGCGTCGCCCGGACCTGCCGGTGGTCTTGACGTCTGGTTATAGCGAAGAGTTGGCCCACAGTGGTCATGAAGGCTTTGAGTTTTTGTCCAAACCTTATTCGGCCGATCAGGTTTCGCGGGTTTTAAACCGGACGATGCTGCGGGCTGAGTGA